A window of the Deltaproteobacteria bacterium genome harbors these coding sequences:
- a CDS encoding ABC transporter substrate-binding protein — translation MSKRKLALPLICTGLVLAFQPGCQKGGQQEPATIRIGEYASLTGATATFGISSSRGSRMATEEWNARGGLLGKKIELITLDNQSKPEEARLTALRLINESKVIALLGEVASSRSLAVAPEAQRYRVPMVSPASTNPAVTETGDYVFRACFIDPFQGSAMAKFAYEDLGLRKAAVLFDVRNDYSVGLKTFFMQKFRELGGQIVIETSYAEKDIEFRAQLTQIREAKPEFVFLPGYYNEVGLIARQARELGLTVPMLGGDGWDSTKTVEIGGEAVEGFYFSNHYASDDPSPAIQEFISRFKVKYGEVPDAMAVLGYDAAGMLYSAIERSGSTDPAKIRDALAATRDYPGISGVISMDEKRNARKPLIVLQIRGGKFVYHKSVSPD, via the coding sequence ATGAGCAAGCGAAAACTGGCTCTGCCGCTCATTTGCACAGGCCTGGTGCTGGCCTTCCAGCCGGGTTGCCAGAAAGGCGGCCAGCAAGAACCGGCGACGATCCGGATCGGCGAATATGCCTCGCTGACCGGAGCCACAGCGACCTTCGGGATCTCCTCCAGCCGGGGCAGCCGGATGGCCACCGAGGAGTGGAACGCCCGGGGCGGTCTCCTGGGCAAGAAGATCGAGCTCATCACCCTGGATAACCAGTCCAAGCCCGAAGAGGCCCGTCTCACTGCGCTCCGGCTCATTAACGAAAGCAAGGTCATTGCCCTGCTCGGAGAGGTGGCCTCATCCCGTTCCCTCGCCGTGGCCCCCGAGGCCCAGCGTTACCGGGTGCCGATGGTCTCGCCCGCTTCCACCAACCCTGCCGTGACCGAAACCGGGGACTACGTTTTCCGCGCCTGCTTCATCGATCCCTTCCAGGGATCGGCTATGGCCAAGTTCGCCTACGAGGATCTCGGCCTGCGGAAAGCGGCCGTGCTGTTCGATGTCCGCAACGACTACTCCGTCGGGCTGAAGACGTTTTTCATGCAGAAGTTCAGGGAACTGGGCGGCCAGATCGTCATTGAAACGAGTTATGCCGAGAAGGATATCGAGTTCCGTGCGCAGCTCACCCAGATCCGCGAAGCAAAGCCCGAATTCGTATTCCTGCCAGGCTACTACAACGAGGTGGGCCTGATTGCGCGGCAGGCGAGAGAACTCGGCCTCACCGTTCCGATGCTTGGCGGCGACGGGTGGGATTCAACCAAGACGGTGGAAATCGGCGGCGAGGCGGTTGAGGGCTTCTATTTTTCCAACCACTACGCTTCCGACGATCCCAGCCCCGCCATCCAGGAGTTCATCTCCCGGTTCAAGGTAAAATACGGCGAGGTCCCTGATGCCATGGCCGTGCTGGGCTATGACGCTGCCGGAATGCTCTACAGCGCCATCGAGCGGAGCGGCTCCACCGATCCGGCGAAAATCCGCGACGCACTGGCCGCGACGAGGGATTACCCCGGTATCTCGGGCGTCATCTCGATGGATGAGAAGCGGAATGCGCGCAAGCCGCTCATCGTTCTCCAGATCAGGGGCGGAAAATTCGTCTACCATAAATCGGTCAGTCCGGACTGA
- a CDS encoding branched-chain amino acid ABC transporter permease — protein MELFLQQLVNGLAWGSIYVLLALGYTMVYGVLKLINFAHGEVFMAGAMTAFYVHASRPELMAAWSPFTVMAVLFLASALVCALLALLIERIAYRPLRSAPRLSALITAIGVSLLLQNAGQMVFGANPKVFPTMIESRPLLTMGTVVVSNLQAIVILTGLILVAALELFIHRTRLGRAIRATSFNPKAASLMGIDVDRVIAATFVIGAVMAAAASILYGMFLPKIDPLMGLMPGLKSFVAAVLGGIGSLPGAALGGLIMGLAETFVTGYISSNLRDAIAFVLLIFILIYRPGGILGNEQPEKV, from the coding sequence ATGGAACTTTTTCTTCAGCAGCTCGTCAACGGCCTCGCATGGGGAAGCATCTATGTCCTGCTCGCGCTGGGCTACACGATGGTCTACGGCGTACTGAAGCTGATCAATTTCGCCCACGGCGAGGTATTCATGGCCGGCGCCATGACGGCCTTTTACGTGCATGCCTCACGGCCTGAACTGATGGCGGCCTGGTCACCCTTCACGGTCATGGCCGTCCTGTTTCTTGCCTCTGCCCTTGTCTGCGCGCTGCTGGCGCTTCTTATCGAACGGATCGCCTACCGGCCCCTCCGCTCGGCTCCCCGGCTCTCGGCCCTGATCACCGCCATCGGTGTCTCGCTGCTGCTCCAGAACGCCGGCCAGATGGTGTTCGGTGCGAACCCCAAGGTGTTTCCCACGATGATCGAATCGAGGCCGCTCCTGACGATGGGAACTGTCGTCGTTTCGAATCTGCAGGCCATCGTCATCCTCACCGGCCTCATTCTGGTCGCGGCACTGGAGCTGTTCATCCACCGGACCCGCCTCGGGCGGGCCATCCGGGCCACCTCGTTCAACCCGAAGGCCGCAAGCCTCATGGGAATAGACGTGGACCGGGTGATCGCCGCGACCTTCGTGATCGGGGCGGTGATGGCCGCCGCCGCCAGCATCCTCTATGGAATGTTCCTGCCGAAGATCGATCCGCTCATGGGGCTCATGCCCGGCCTGAAGAGCTTCGTGGCGGCCGTTCTGGGCGGAATCGGGTCGCTCCCCGGCGCGGCACTGGGCGGCCTCATCATGGGGCTGGCCGAGACTTTCGTCACTGGTTACATATCGTCCAATCTGCGCGACGCCATCGCGTTCGTGCTTCTGATATTCATACTGATTTACCGGCCGGGCGGAATCCTTGGAAACGAACAGCCTGAAAAGGTTTGA
- a CDS encoding branched-chain amino acid ABC transporter permease: MAVLLAALFAADRYLLDGLSPYVRLLIVTSAINALLAASLNLVNGVTGLFSIGHAGFMACGAFLTAGTLAHFGRDGVLPVLWDMAGGLGATLVYTGILAAGGLLAVVASLIVGVPTLRLRGDYLAIATLGFGEIIRVLIVNTEKLGGARGLSVPVRYLVDDRLFPVLSVTILGIIFLYRLVHSNRGLSYFTVREDEVAARSIGISTTRTRIEAFVIGSFFAGVAGAMMGFTQTLVHPDSFQFLRSIEIVVMVVLGGLGSFTGAVSAAVLLTLLLEGLRSTPLQAPEWRLIIYALLLIVMMLFRPQGLLGRWEITSWWRSRRQGGAS, from the coding sequence CTGGCAGTCCTGCTGGCGGCGCTGTTTGCCGCCGACCGCTATCTGCTGGACGGGCTCTCGCCCTATGTCCGGCTTCTCATTGTCACGTCGGCGATCAATGCACTCTTGGCGGCATCACTGAACCTGGTCAATGGCGTCACCGGACTGTTTTCCATCGGACACGCAGGTTTCATGGCCTGCGGCGCATTCCTTACCGCCGGCACTCTCGCCCATTTCGGCCGGGACGGTGTGCTGCCTGTACTGTGGGATATGGCGGGAGGACTCGGGGCGACGCTCGTGTACACGGGTATTCTCGCCGCCGGAGGCCTGCTCGCCGTGGTGGCCAGCCTCATCGTCGGCGTACCGACCTTGAGGCTCCGGGGTGACTACCTCGCCATTGCCACCCTGGGCTTTGGGGAGATCATCCGGGTTCTGATCGTCAACACCGAGAAGCTCGGCGGTGCGCGCGGGCTGTCGGTACCAGTCCGGTACCTGGTGGACGACCGTCTGTTTCCGGTGCTGTCGGTGACGATTCTCGGTATCATATTCCTCTACCGGCTGGTCCATTCGAACCGTGGACTTTCGTACTTCACGGTCCGCGAGGATGAAGTGGCCGCCCGAAGCATCGGCATTTCCACCACCCGGACGCGGATCGAGGCATTCGTGATTGGAAGCTTCTTCGCCGGTGTCGCTGGCGCCATGATGGGTTTTACCCAGACGCTGGTGCATCCCGACTCGTTCCAGTTCCTGAGAAGCATCGAGATCGTCGTGATGGTCGTACTGGGAGGCCTCGGATCCTTTACCGGCGCCGTTTCGGCCGCCGTGCTGCTGACGCTTCTTCTGGAGGGCCTCCGGAGCACTCCACTCCAGGCTCCGGAGTGGCGGCTCATCATCTACGCCCTCTTGCTCATCGTTATGATGCTGTTCCGGCCGCAGGGGCTTCTGGGACGATGGGAAATCACCAGCTGGTGGCGCAGCCGCAGGCAGGGAGGCGCTTCATGA
- a CDS encoding ABC transporter ATP-binding protein translates to MSLLELSGAGIRFGGIRAVSSLDLAVETDSLAALIGPNGAGKTTAFNLITGIYEPTEGGIRFDAKPLKGLDPSARARLGIARTFQNIRLFRDLSVLDNIRAAYVPALGYGLLGAIRRGRHFHAEEGEFRKRAELVLEETGLAPWAHSAAGSLPYGQQRRLELARALATGPRLLLLDEPAAGMNPAEKQELAALIRRLKERHRLTILLIEHDMRFVMGLSEHITVMDHGIRIADGTPDDIRANPKVIEAYLGPDVPPAEMTEARRELGEKSL, encoded by the coding sequence ATGAGCCTGCTGGAGCTGTCGGGTGCCGGGATCCGGTTCGGCGGCATCCGGGCCGTCTCGTCCCTCGACCTTGCCGTTGAAACCGATTCACTGGCCGCCCTGATCGGACCCAATGGCGCCGGAAAAACGACAGCCTTCAACCTCATCACCGGCATTTACGAGCCAACCGAGGGCGGCATCCGCTTCGACGCCAAACCGCTCAAGGGACTGGATCCTTCCGCACGCGCACGGCTCGGCATCGCCCGCACGTTCCAGAACATACGCCTGTTTCGTGATCTCAGCGTGCTGGACAACATCCGCGCCGCGTATGTTCCGGCTCTGGGGTACGGGCTACTGGGGGCCATCCGGCGTGGCCGCCATTTCCACGCCGAGGAAGGCGAGTTCCGCAAACGGGCGGAACTGGTGCTGGAGGAAACCGGCCTCGCACCGTGGGCACATTCCGCCGCCGGGAGTTTGCCCTATGGCCAGCAGCGACGGCTCGAGCTGGCCAGGGCTCTGGCGACCGGTCCAAGACTTCTTCTGCTCGATGAACCGGCCGCCGGCATGAACCCGGCTGAAAAGCAGGAACTGGCGGCCCTGATCCGGAGGCTCAAGGAGCGCCACAGGCTGACCATCCTGCTCATCGAGCACGACATGCGGTTCGTCATGGGGCTTTCTGAGCATATTACGGTCATGGATCATGGCATCAGGATTGCCGATGGCACTCCGGACGATATCCGCGCCAATCCCAAGGTGATCGAGGCTTACCTTGGACCGGACGTGCCGCCCGCGGAAATGACCGAGGCCCGGCGGGAACTGGGAGAGAAGAGCCTGTGA
- a CDS encoding ABC transporter ATP-binding protein — translation MSLLEISGLHVSYGAIRAIRGVDFSVEEGSIVTLIGANGAGKTTLLSAIAGLLKPSSGSVRFAGEEITGLKAHQAVSRGLSLVPEGRAIFANLTVQENLQLGAYLRKDGIADDIGRMLTLFPVLNERYRQNAGTLSGGEQQMLAIARALMARPRLLLLDEPSLGLAPLVVRTIFETIREISRSGTTVLLVEQNARMALETASHAHVLETGEIVLSGPSSELASSARVKAAYLGD, via the coding sequence GTGAGCCTGCTGGAGATCAGCGGACTTCATGTTTCGTACGGCGCCATCCGGGCGATCCGGGGAGTGGATTTTTCAGTCGAAGAAGGGTCGATCGTCACCCTGATCGGCGCCAACGGTGCAGGGAAAACGACCCTGCTCTCCGCCATCGCCGGCCTGCTTAAACCCTCTTCCGGATCAGTCCGGTTCGCGGGTGAGGAGATCACCGGACTCAAGGCACATCAGGCTGTCTCCAGAGGCCTGTCGCTCGTGCCGGAAGGCCGGGCCATCTTCGCAAACCTCACGGTGCAGGAAAACCTCCAGCTTGGCGCCTACCTGCGGAAGGACGGCATCGCGGACGATATCGGACGGATGCTCACGCTTTTTCCCGTGCTGAATGAACGGTACAGGCAGAATGCCGGCACGCTTTCGGGCGGCGAGCAGCAGATGCTTGCCATCGCCCGGGCGCTGATGGCCCGGCCGCGACTGCTGCTGCTGGATGAGCCTTCACTGGGACTTGCGCCGCTCGTCGTTCGGACAATCTTTGAAACGATCCGGGAGATCAGCCGAAGCGGCACCACTGTTCTGCTGGTGGAACAGAATGCCCGGATGGCGCTCGAAACCGCCTCGCACGCCCATGTGCTCGAAACAGGGGAGATCGTCCTTTCCGGACCGAGCAGCGAGCTGGCCTCAAGTGCCCGGGTAAAGGCAGCCTATCTCGGTGACTGA
- the dut gene encoding dUTP diphosphatase, whose product MAVAVAVKRLRPTAALPVYSTPDAAGADLAADLDNPLVLEPGRRALVPTGLAIALPRGYEAQVRPRSGLAIKNGITCLNSPGTIDADYRGELKVILANLGQEPFTIEPGMRIAQMVVAPVAQARFRETDELDATRRGHGGFGSTGTATKRKASRPRARPKG is encoded by the coding sequence GTGGCGGTCGCGGTCGCCGTTAAGCGGCTCCGGCCGACGGCTGCTCTTCCGGTCTATTCCACTCCGGACGCGGCCGGCGCCGACCTCGCCGCTGATCTGGACAACCCGCTCGTGCTGGAACCGGGGCGGCGCGCCCTGGTTCCCACGGGGCTCGCCATCGCACTTCCTCGCGGGTACGAGGCCCAGGTCCGGCCCAGGTCCGGACTGGCCATCAAGAACGGTATTACCTGTCTCAATTCGCCCGGGACTATCGATGCCGATTACCGGGGCGAGCTGAAAGTGATTCTCGCCAACCTGGGACAGGAACCGTTCACGATAGAACCTGGCATGCGTATCGCACAGATGGTGGTGGCCCCGGTCGCGCAGGCCCGTTTCCGGGAAACGGACGAGCTGGATGCTACCCGGCGCGGTCACGGCGGATTCGGTTCGACCGGGACGGCCACGAAGCGGAAAGCATCCCGTCCCCGCGCCAGACCGAAGGGGTGA
- the pnp gene encoding polyribonucleotide nucleotidyltransferase yields MNKKTVSVDLGGRPLSIETGWVAKQASGAVIIRYGETVVLVPAVSLTTAKEGTDFFPLTVNYTEKFYAGGRIPGGYFKREARPTDRETLISRLIDRPIRPLFPEGYHFDTQLMPTVLSVDPDNEAAGAAMIGASAALMVSDAPFHGPIGGCRVGRVAGQYIINPTVQQKAESDIDIFLAASREAVVMVEAGAKEVSEEDMIRAIEFGHKALLPVLDMQEKLAKEIGIAKRTFDAPAPDAALVRKVRDYATEPVRKAFAIRDKQDRYAALDEAKKGLKALFTEEELEKHGALISGELENLKSDLMRASILNDKVRIDGRGLENIRDITCEVGWLPRVHGSALFTRGETQAIVTATLGTEMDEQRIDQYDGMFRKRFLLHYNFPPYSVGETSFRLAPGRREIGHGALAERSLESVMPTYEEFPYIVRVVSEVTESNGSSSMATICGGTLSMMDAGVPLKAPVAGIAMGLIMDTATKRYAILSDILGDEDHLGDMDFKVGGTTKGITALQMDLKVTGITTDIMREALEQARRGRLHILEKMAAAIDKPRSELSKYAPRITSIHIPSDRIRDVIGPGGKVIREITARSGATINIDDSGRIDIASTDQAKTDAAIQMIRDLTREAEIGYLYMGKVRRVTDFGAFVEILPGKDGLVHISHLAKNRVERVEDVVQEGDEILVKVLDVEAGTGKVRLSHKEVAHLDPTTVDYTKPAPPPPDDLYEGVSEEDRQGGGERRGDRGGRGDRGGRGSYGGGGRDRGGRGRR; encoded by the coding sequence ATGAACAAGAAAACCGTTTCCGTCGATCTGGGCGGCCGTCCGCTCTCCATCGAAACCGGCTGGGTTGCCAAACAGGCATCCGGGGCCGTCATTATCCGCTATGGCGAGACCGTGGTCCTTGTGCCCGCCGTCTCGCTCACCACGGCGAAGGAGGGCACCGACTTCTTCCCTCTCACCGTCAACTACACCGAGAAGTTCTACGCAGGCGGGCGCATTCCCGGCGGCTACTTCAAGCGGGAGGCCCGGCCCACTGACCGTGAAACCCTGATCTCGCGGCTCATCGACCGGCCCATCCGGCCGCTGTTCCCCGAAGGCTATCACTTTGATACCCAGCTCATGCCGACCGTGCTGTCGGTGGATCCGGACAACGAGGCTGCCGGTGCGGCCATGATCGGCGCCTCGGCGGCGCTCATGGTGTCGGATGCCCCATTTCACGGGCCAATCGGAGGATGCCGGGTAGGGCGTGTCGCGGGCCAGTACATCATCAACCCGACTGTGCAGCAGAAGGCGGAGTCCGACATCGACATCTTCCTTGCCGCTTCGCGTGAAGCCGTGGTGATGGTCGAGGCAGGCGCAAAGGAAGTGTCCGAGGAAGACATGATCCGCGCCATTGAGTTCGGCCACAAGGCGCTGCTGCCGGTGCTCGACATGCAGGAAAAGCTGGCGAAAGAGATTGGCATCGCCAAGCGCACGTTCGACGCCCCGGCCCCGGACGCCGCGCTCGTCAGGAAAGTACGCGATTACGCCACGGAGCCGGTGAGGAAGGCGTTCGCCATCCGCGACAAGCAGGACCGTTACGCCGCGCTGGACGAGGCGAAGAAGGGCCTGAAGGCGCTGTTCACCGAGGAAGAACTCGAGAAGCATGGTGCCCTGATCAGCGGGGAGCTTGAAAATCTCAAGAGCGACCTCATGCGGGCCTCCATCCTGAACGACAAGGTCCGTATCGACGGCCGCGGCCTGGAGAACATCCGGGATATCACCTGCGAAGTCGGCTGGCTGCCGCGCGTGCACGGATCGGCGCTGTTCACCCGCGGCGAGACGCAGGCCATCGTCACGGCCACGCTCGGCACCGAAATGGACGAACAGCGGATTGACCAGTACGACGGCATGTTCCGCAAGCGTTTTCTCCTGCACTACAACTTTCCGCCCTATTCGGTGGGTGAAACGAGCTTCCGCCTTGCCCCCGGCCGCCGGGAAATCGGCCACGGTGCCCTGGCGGAACGTTCGCTGGAATCTGTCATGCCAACGTACGAGGAGTTTCCCTACATCGTCCGGGTGGTGTCGGAGGTTACCGAATCGAACGGATCGTCATCCATGGCGACCATCTGCGGCGGCACGCTGTCGATGATGGACGCGGGTGTTCCGCTCAAGGCGCCGGTAGCGGGAATCGCCATGGGACTCATCATGGACACCGCCACGAAGCGTTATGCCATTCTCTCGGATATTCTCGGTGACGAAGATCATCTGGGAGACATGGATTTCAAGGTGGGTGGCACGACCAAGGGTATCACGGCGCTCCAGATGGACCTCAAGGTCACGGGTATTACCACGGACATCATGCGCGAGGCGCTGGAGCAGGCCCGCAGGGGCCGGCTCCACATCCTGGAAAAGATGGCTGCCGCGATAGACAAGCCGCGCTCGGAACTGTCGAAATATGCGCCGCGCATCACCTCGATTCATATCCCGTCGGACCGGATCCGGGACGTGATCGGGCCGGGCGGAAAGGTGATCCGGGAGATCACTGCGCGCTCGGGAGCGACCATCAATATCGACGATTCCGGCCGCATCGACATCGCCTCCACCGACCAGGCCAAGACCGACGCCGCGATCCAGATGATCCGAGATCTCACCCGCGAGGCGGAAATCGGATACCTGTACATGGGCAAGGTGAGACGGGTGACCGATTTCGGCGCATTCGTCGAGATCCTCCCCGGCAAGGATGGACTCGTGCATATTTCCCATCTTGCCAAGAACCGGGTCGAGCGAGTCGAGGACGTGGTGCAGGAAGGCGATGAAATCCTCGTCAAGGTTCTCGATGTCGAAGCCGGAACGGGCAAGGTGCGCCTCTCTCACAAGGAAGTGGCCCACCTCGATCCTACTACCGTTGACTATACGAAGCCGGCTCCGCCCCCGCCTGATGATCTCTATGAAGGCGTGAGCGAGGAGGACCGGCAGGGCGGCGGTGAGCGGCGTGGTGACCGCGGTGGACGTGGCGACAGGGGTGGCCGCGGTTCTTACGGCGGTGGTGGCAGGGACCGTGGCGGTCGCGGTCGCCGTTAA
- the rpsO gene encoding 30S ribosomal protein S15, producing the protein MSLEKTQKTEVIGKYRKHGTDTGSAEVQVALLTERINSLQSHFEAHKKDHSSRRGLLKLVGQRRRLLDYLKRTDFERYKKLIGSLDLRK; encoded by the coding sequence GTGTCGCTCGAAAAGACCCAGAAAACAGAAGTCATTGGTAAGTACCGCAAGCACGGCACCGACACCGGTTCGGCGGAAGTGCAGGTCGCGCTCCTGACCGAGCGGATCAACAGTCTCCAGTCGCACTTCGAGGCTCACAAGAAGGACCACAGCAGCCGGCGCGGACTCCTGAAACTGGTCGGCCAGCGGCGGCGGCTCCTGGACTACCTGAAGCGCACCGACTTCGAACGGTACAAGAAGCTCATCGGCTCGCTCGACCTGCGCAAGTAG